From the genome of Pirellulales bacterium:
TCGTGAATTTGCCTTGAATCCGGCCGATTACGGCCTGCCGACGCGCGACGATCTGGTAAAGCTGCGGATCTGGGACATGCACTACCACGGCTTCATGAATGCGGGCATTCGCTCGCACGAAGAGAACCTGTTTTATGTCGAGCGGATGGGGATCGAGCGGATGCTTGCGCTCGACATCGCCGGCTCGGCGGCCGATCCGCTGGGGACGACCCTTCCCGACGAGAAGAAGAAAGAGGTCCGCGAGTACTTGGAAAACCACTCCGATCGAGTCTCTGGATTGATTCCCATCGACCCCTCAAAGCCTCTCGAAAGCTGCCGCAAGATCGAGGAGTGGGTGGCCCAAGGGCCGTGCATCGGCATCAAGTATTACGGCGGAAACCCGGGGGGCGTCGCCTGCAGCCATCGCGACAACGACGCGATCGTTCGCCTGGCCGCCGAGTTGCAGGCCGTGATTTACATCCACACCTGGCTCAAAGTCGGCGGCAAGCCGCGCCGGCCTGGCGGCGACAACGTGCCCGGCGAATCGACCCCCATGGATGTGGCGCTGTTGGCCGAGCGATTTCCCGACGTGCCGCTCGTTTGCGGGCATTCCGGCGGCGACTGGGAGTTGGGAGTCCGCGCGGTGCGGCCGCACGAGAACGTATTGATCGAGTTCAGCGGCTCCGACCCGCACTCGGGCCAGGTCGACTTCACGATCCGCCAGATGGGCGCCGGCCGGCTGGTGTGGGGCGGGCACGGGCCGTCACGTTCTTATTCGACGGAGCTTTCCAAGGTTTTGGATGCCGACCTCACGCACGACGAGCGGCTGCAGATTTTCGGCGGCAACCTGAGGCGCATCGCCGCTCCCATTTTCCGCCAAAAAGGCTATAAGCTGTAAGCACGCCGTGGCTGGCGGGAAGCCCGTGTTGTATAATTGGTTTCATCCATTCGAAGGAGCATACATGCCTTCTGTCGATCCGTTCATCTCGCTTCGCGATTGGCGTACTTCGCTGTACCGGGGTACGCCGGCGGTCGTTGACCGCTTCCTGGACACGGTCGACGCGACGCTACCGGCCGACTGGACCCGCGACCATGCCTACGAGCAGACCCGCCCGCGGCGTGACCGTGTCCGCTGCTACCTTTTCGACCGGCAGGGCGATGCGGCGGTGCGGTTGTGGCTCGAGCGGGTAACGACAACCCGCGGGCGCGGCGGCCCAACGGAGGTGCTCCGCCATCCACCGTCGGGCGATGCGGTACGTATCGCGCGGCTGGTCGCCGAGTTCACCGATGATTGCGTGCTGGCCGCCGCTAATGCGGCCGGCATTCGCTGCACGCGGCCATCGTTCGGTCCACGAACTGCGATCAACTCGGCCGCTGTGACGCTGCTTAACCAGTTCGCTGACACGGCCGACGGCCAGTGGCCGTTGCCAGAGCGGCTGCGAGAGTCGTGGGATGATCTGGTCTCCGGCTGCCTGGCCGAGCAGGTCGCGATTAACCGGGGCGACTTGGAAAAGTGGCTGGCGGACAGCGGTTGGGAACCGGAGGCCGTCGCACAGATTGCCGACCAGTTTTTCGCGGACTCCCGGCGGCTGGCAAAGCTGGCCGAGCGGTTCGCGGCTACCGCCCCATGAGCACGCTCGCGCAGGTCGTGACAGACCTGACTGCGGCCCCTCGACCGGTCCTCTTTCTGGACACATGCACGTTGCTCGACATTGTCCGAGCCCCGTTGCGCGGCTTGGCGGCGGAGGTTCAGGCGTGCCTCGGACTCCGGGCACTGGCGGCTGCCGGGACCGTTCAGCTCTACGTGCAGGACATCGTGCCAGGTGAGTGGACCGACAATCTGCCGGCGGCGCGGCGGGACGGCGAGGTTGGCATCCGCGCGTTCACCGCCACCTGGCAGATCGCCGCGGATCTCGGAAAACCGGCGCCGCCCCTTCCCGTAGTCCCGCCCGGAGACCTGATCAACGAGCTTGAGCAGTTATCGCGTGAACTATTGACGGCGGCCGACACGCTCGAGAAGGATTATGACGGCATGTCTTGGGCAATCGAGCGCGTGGCGGCCAAGCAAAAGCCATCGTCGGCAAAAGGGACGGTAAAAGATTGTCACATCCTCGGCCACGCTCTCAGGCTGAGTTCCCTGCTGGCCGCCGCCGGTTATCCTAACTCGCGGGTGCTGTTGAGTTCGAACCGATCCGACTTTGCTGGCCCGAACGCGGACGCGTTCCACCCGGAGATTGCGCCCGACGCGGCCGTCGCCGGGCTGCGGTATGCCGCCTCACTGGAGGCGGCCGTCGCCGGCCTGCGCGCGATCGGCGAGATTCCCTGACTGTAAAATCGTCCAAACTGGCTGCTAAGCCGCGCGGACGGGCGAAAGTGAGTGACTATGCTCAAAAGCTGTGGTAAGCTTTCTGTTGCGGAACCGGAAATGCCAATAATGCCGTACCAGTAGAGGATTGCGCCATGAAGAGACAATTATTCTCGATGCTTCTACTCGCGGCGGGCACAGCCAACTCGAACGCGGCGGAGTTCGAGCCGCCCGTTCGTTTGAAGGCTGGCGAGACAGCCATCCGCGTCGAAAGTCCAGGCCTCGCTGCCCCTTGCTGGGCCAACGTCAAGGGGAAGATCCAATTATTCGTCGGCCAATTCAACCAAGGAAAGATTCAAGTCTTCGAGCATCTCGACGCACAGAACTTCGCGCCGGGAAAATGGTTAGAGGCCGAAGGATCGGTGGCTGAGGTGCCGGGCGTCTGGTGATGCACCAGCTCCACTCCACAGTTGGTGGACATCGACGGCGACGGCAACGACGACATCCTCTCCGGGTCGTATTCCCGCGACGAAGCGCCCATGGCCGGGCTGTTTCAAGTGTTGCACGCCAAACCGGACGGCAGCTTCCGAAAAGCCGAGGTCTTGAACGGCACTGACGGCGAGCCCCTCATTATTCCGCTCGACGGCCGACCCGATACGGAGAACATCTGCACCCGGCCGTTCGCGGTCGATTGGAACGGCGATGGCCATCTCGACCTGGTGGTAGGCAAC
Proteins encoded in this window:
- a CDS encoding amidohydrolase family protein, whose translation is MNSPDAREFALNPADYGLPTRDDLVKLRIWDMHYHGFMNAGIRSHEENLFYVERMGIERMLALDIAGSAADPLGTTLPDEKKKEVREYLENHSDRVSGLIPIDPSKPLESCRKIEEWVAQGPCIGIKYYGGNPGGVACSHRDNDAIVRLAAELQAVIYIHTWLKVGGKPRRPGGDNVPGESTPMDVALLAERFPDVPLVCGHSGGDWELGVRAVRPHENVLIEFSGSDPHSGQVDFTIRQMGAGRLVWGGHGPSRSYSTELSKVLDADLTHDERLQIFGGNLRRIAAPIFRQKGYKL